A genomic window from Silene latifolia isolate original U9 population chromosome Y, ASM4854445v1, whole genome shotgun sequence includes:
- the LOC141626829 gene encoding zinc finger protein BRUTUS-like codes for MATPMTGLGHREAGGGGVVIMAGTPVNAVDPSPAAAKNCVKNSALKSPILIFLIFHKAIKSELEGLHRDAVDFATNHRSDIAPLLRRYHFLRSIYRHHCNAEDEVIFPALDIRVKNVARTYSLEHEGESVLFDELFELLTRDVHREESYRRELASRTGALHTSISQHMSKEEEQVFPLLIEKFSFEEQASLVWRFLCSIPVNMMVEFLPWLSSSVSTDESQDMHKCLRKIIPNETLLHQVIFDWMDGPTLSEGGSTLLYNLDSTACKSVAQTNGASCACEAPQAGKRKHVELSSSAVDSDLSCPIDEILHWHKAIKHELTEIAEAARNIQLNAEFSDLSGFNERLHFIAEVCIFHSIAEDKVIFPAVDAELSFAQEHAEEESDFEKLRCLIENIQIAGAESSLADFYVQLCSYADQIMDSIQKHFHNEEVQVLPLARKLFTRQRQRELLYQSLCVMPLKLIERVLPWLVGSLGEEEAKCFLKNMHMAAPASDNALVTLFSGWACKGFTKDVCLSTSAIGRCPAKFLCGEANGQPNRNCNPCLSNGKAASMYQDDEARPSKRGNITSREELGVIDNRDIDAQRFSCGTLSCCVPGLGVNNGNLVASSLAAAKSLRSLSLSPSAPSLNSSLFNWETEINISDYGSSSRPIDNIFKFHKAIRKDLEYLDAESGKLNECDETFLRQFSGRFRLLWGLYRAHSNAEDDIVFPALESKETLHNVSHSYTLDHKQEERLFEDISSALSELTELYGEVGKSGSAHDPIKDDFDAGESSDSLKNYHELATKLQGMCKSIRVTLDQHVFREELELWPLFDKHFSVDEQDKLVGQIIGTTGAEVLQSMLPWVTSALTQEEQNKMMDTWKNATKNTMFSEWLNEWWDRNPASQQCSASEIGSAQGHDMCESIDLTDQTFKPGWKDIFRMNQNELESEIRKVSRDSSLDPRRKAYLIQNLMTSRWIAAQQKSSHGGAGESSGGNDLLRCSPSYRDSGKKIFGCEHYKRNCKLRAACCGKLFACRFCHDKVSDHSMDRKATSEMMCMQCCKIQPVGPVCTTPSCNELPMSKYYCGICKFFDDERSVYHCPFCNLCRVGKGLGSDFFHCMTCNCCLSVKLVDHKCREKGLETNCPICCDFLFTSSASVRALPCGHFMHSACFQAYTCSSYVCPICSKSLGDMAVYFGMLDALLASEQLPEEYRDRCQDILCNDCGRKGIACFHWLYHKCGSCGSYNTRLIKMASTDSNCST; via the exons ATGGCGACGCCGATGACGGGATTAGGGCACAGGGAAGctggaggaggaggagttgtgATAATGGCGGGAACGCCGGTTAACGCTGTTGATCCTTCGCCTGCTGCCGCCAAAAATTGTGTCAAGAATTCTGCACTTAAATCGCCTATTTTGATATTTTTGATCTTTCATAAGGCTATTAAATCCGAGCTTGAAGGTCTTCATCGTGACGCTGTCGATTTCGCTACCAATCATCGTAGTGATATTGCTCCTTTGCTTCGTCGTTATCACTTCTTACGCTCTATTTATCGACATCATTGCAATGCTGAAGATGAG GTCATCTTTCCAGCGCTTGATATTCGTGTGAAAAATGTGGCTAGAACTTACTCTCTGGAACATGAAGGAGAAAGTGTTCTGTTTGATGAATTGTTTGAGCTTTTGACAAGAGATGTGCATAGAGAAGAAAGCTACAGACGAGAGTTAGCTTCTCGAACAGGGGCCCTCCATACATCTATTAGCCAACACATGTCCAAGGAGGAAGAGCAG GTATTTCCATTGCTTATTGAAAAGTTCTCTTTCGAGGAGCAAGCATCACTAGTATGGCGGTTCCTCTGCAGTATACCTGTTAATATGATGGTGGAGTTTCTCCCATGGCTTTCTTCTTCTGTCTCCACTGATGAGAGCCAGGATATGCATAAATGCCTGCGCAAAATCATTCCAAATGAAACTCTTCTTCATCAA GTTATTTTCGACTGGATGGATGGACCAACATTAAGTGAAGGTGGTTCCACACTGTTGTATAACCTTGATTCTACAGCCTGCAAATCAGTGGCTCAAACCAATGGGGCATCTTGTGCTTGTGAAGCTCCACAGGCTGGGAAAAGAAAACATGTTGAGCTGAGCAGTTCTGCTGTAGATTCAGATCTCAGTTGCCCAATAGATGAGATTTTGCACTGGCATAAGGCGATTAAGCATGAACTTACTGAAATAGCAGAAGCTGCTAGAAACATACAGTTAAATGCCGAGTTTTCTGATTTGTCTGGGTTTAATGAGAGGCTACATTTTATTGCAGAAGTATGTATCTTTCACAG CATTGCGGAGGATAAGGTTATATTCCCTGCGGTAGACGCGGAACTCTCTTTTGCTCAGGAGCATGCTGAGGAAGAAAGTGACTTTGAGAAACTTAGATGCTTGATTGAGAATATACAAATTGCTGGAGCAGAATCATCTCTAGCTGATTTCTACGTGCAACTATGTTCTTATGCCGATCAAATAATGGACTCTATACAAAAGCATTTCCATAATGAAGAAGTTCAG GTACTCCCACTTGCTCGAAAGCTTTTTACTCGTCAAAGGCAACGGGAACTTTTGTATCAGAGTTTGTGTGTGATGCCATTGAAACTGATTGAGCGTGTATTGCCGTGGTTGGTGGGATCACTTGGTGAAGAAGAAGCAAAGTGCTTTCTCAAAAATATGCACATGGCAG CCCCGGCTTCAGATAATGCTCTTGTTACACTTTTTTCTGGTTGGGCTTGCAAAGGTTTTACAAAGGATGTCTGTTTGTCGACTAGTGCTATTGGGCGGTGTCCTGCAAAATTTCTTTGTGGGGAAGCTAATGGGCAGCCAAATCGTAACTGCAACCCTTGCTTATCGAATGGTAAAGCAGCTTCAATGTATCAAGATGATGAAGCACGGCCGTCCAAACGGGGTAACATCACATCAAGAGAGGAACTTGGTGTTATAGACAATAGAGACATTGATGCGCAAAGGTTTTCCTGTGGAACCTTATCTTGTTGTGTCCCTGGTTTAGGAGTTAATAACGGTAATCTTGTAGCCAGTTCTTTGGCTGCTGCCAAATCTCTCCGTTCCTTATCTCTTAGTCCCAGCGCGCCATCTCTAAATTCAAGTCTTTTCAACTGGGAGACGGAGATAAACATTTCAGACTATGGCTCTTCTTCAAGGCCCATTGATAACATATTTAAATTCCACAAAGCTATACGTAAAGACTTGGAGTACTTGGATGCTGAGTCTGGGAAATTAAATGAATGTGACGAGACTTTCCTTAGACAGTTTAGTGGTAGGTTTCGATTGCTGTGGGGGCTATATAGGGCTCACAGTAATGCTGAAGATGATATAGTATTTCCAGCACTGGAGTCTAAAGAAACACTTCACAATGTTAGCCACTCATATACTTTAGATCACAAGCAAGAAGAGAGACTTTTTGAAGACATTTCCTCTGCATTATCTGAGCTCACAGAACTCTACGGAGAAGTAGGTAAATCTGGATCTGCCCATGATCCAATTAAAGACGATTTTGATGCTGGTGAATCGAGTGATAGTTTGAAGAATTATCATGAACTTGCCACAAAGCTACAGGGAATGTGTAAATCTATTAGAGTTACTCTTGATCAGCATGTTTTCCGGGAAGAGCTAGAACTTTGGCCTCTGTTTGACAAACACTTCTCTGTGGACGAGCAAGATAAACTTGTTGGTCAAATAATTGGTACTACTGGGGCAGAGGTACTTCAATCTATGCTGCCTTGGGTAACATCTGCTCTCACACAAGAAGAGCAAAATAAGATGATGGACACGTGGAAGAATGCGACAAAAAATACTATGTTTAGTGAATGGCTCAATGAATGGTGGGATAGAAATCCTGCTTCTCAACAGTGTTCTGCATCAGAAATTGGTAGTGCACAAG GCCATGATATGTGTGAGTCTATTGATCTGACTGATCAGACGTTCAAGCCTGGATGGAAAGACATTTTCAGGATGAATCAAAATGAACTTGAGTCTGAGATTAGAAAGGTTTCTCGTGATTCCAGCCTAGACCCAAGAAGAAAAGCTTACTTGATCCAAAATTTGATGACCAG TCGTTGGATAGCTGCCCAGCAGAAGTCTTCCCATGGAGGAGCAGGTGAGTCTTCTGGTGGGAATGACCTCCTCAGATGCTCTCCTTCATACCGAGATTCTGGGAAGAAAATTTTTGGGTGCGAACATTATAAAAGAAACTGTAAACTTCGAGCTGCCTGCTGTGGCAAATTGTTTGCATGTAGGTTCTGTCATGATAAAGTCAGTGACCACTCCATGGATAG GAAGGCTACCTCTGAAATGATGTGTATGCAGTGCTGTAAGATACAGCCTGTTGGACCAGTTTGCACAACACCTTCTTGCAATGAACTACCAATGTCTAAATATTATTGTGGCATCTGCAAATTTTTTGATGATGAGAG GAGTGTGTATCATTGCCCCTTCTGCAATTTATGTCGCGTAGGAAAGGGACTTGGTTCAGACTTCTTTCATTGCATGACGTGTAATTGTTGCCTAAGCGTAAAGTTAGTTGACCATAAATGCCGTGAGAAAGGTTTGGAAACCAATTGCCCGATTTGCTGTGACTTCCTCTTCACTTCTAGTGCATCTGTCAGAGCGCTTCCTTGTGGCCATTTCATGCATTCGGCTTGCTTTCAG GCTTATACTTGCAGCAGTTACGTCTGCCCAATTTGTAGCAAGTCATTAGGAGATATGGCG GTGTACTTTGGTATGCTGGATGCCCTGTTGGCTTCTGAACAGCTTCCTGAAGAGTACAGGGATCGCTGCCAG GATATACTCTGCAACGACTGTGGTAGAAAAGGAATTGCATGCTTTCATTGGCTTTACCACAAGTGTGGTTCTTGTGGATCTTACAATACTCGCCTTATTAAAATGGCCTCTACGGATTCCAACTGTTCGACGTAG